The following coding sequences lie in one Maledivibacter sp. genomic window:
- a CDS encoding ATP-dependent endonuclease, with amino-acid sequence MYIDKISIRNFRLLKNSTLNFKDDICMMIGRNNSGKTSFLVLFEKFYKGISFDYNDYSMSLREQINSIDDKSDVTQLSIQLALEIVYESSDNLCNLSEFILDLDPQCRRVNILFECCINKRKLLEAISINKKIPKEKFIKKYLSSFLEKKIYIYESEEDLKPENRARLIKKDFDSVKKLIDFEIVHAKRSVSSSEEKTSKKVLSSLTTKYFNDNNINSPEKFEEINSIISDMDNKLNETYKTFFKNFLKNSRKFLNLNELKIVSNLKASEIVNDSSEVIYGDSKEHLPEYLNGLGYMNILYLLLTIEIKKSIFDNNNKDIKLLFIEEPEAHTHPQLQYIFARKIDELLKNIKGLQTIITTHSPHIVSNCNFENIRYLLCIDEKDGSKNIIIKNFHDELSEKYTDELEFKFIKQYLSIEAAELFFANKLIFIEGTTENMLIPYFISKFDEKNIKNELKKIENKEKEEFEYKPLTSQNISILQVGANAKVFRHFIDFLGIKTLVITDIDTTKRKVGTNKKISYTACAVNDSPVSTSNETIKYYYNAPSFTEENDRYSRWLLEMLNMKIKGISDNVKVFYQKKEDGYHARSFEDAFIKKNYELIKSKVDDIRGLKCKDEFNSETDIYELTKSVIDKKSDFAASLLFLAHTDESVDWKMPSYIEEGLEWIQK; translated from the coding sequence ATGTATATTGATAAAATATCAATAAGAAACTTTAGGCTTCTGAAAAATTCCACTTTGAATTTCAAAGATGATATTTGTATGATGATTGGTAGAAATAATAGTGGTAAAACATCATTTCTAGTTTTATTTGAGAAGTTTTATAAAGGTATTAGCTTTGACTATAATGATTATTCAATGTCACTTAGAGAGCAGATAAATTCTATAGATGACAAGAGCGATGTGACACAATTATCTATTCAATTAGCATTAGAAATTGTTTATGAATCTAGTGATAATTTATGTAATTTATCTGAATTTATATTAGATTTAGACCCACAGTGTAGAAGAGTGAATATTCTGTTTGAATGTTGCATAAATAAAAGAAAACTTCTTGAAGCTATTAGTATAAATAAAAAAATACCAAAGGAAAAGTTTATAAAGAAATATCTTTCTTCATTTTTGGAAAAAAAGATTTATATATATGAGAGTGAGGAAGATTTAAAGCCTGAGAATAGAGCCAGACTAATAAAGAAAGACTTTGATTCGGTAAAAAAACTTATTGATTTTGAGATTGTTCATGCTAAGAGAAGTGTTTCAAGTTCTGAAGAAAAGACTAGTAAAAAAGTGCTTTCATCTTTAACAACCAAATATTTCAATGATAATAATATAAATAGTCCAGAAAAATTTGAAGAGATTAATAGTATCATCTCTGACATGGACAATAAATTAAATGAAACATACAAAACTTTTTTTAAAAACTTCCTTAAAAATTCAAGAAAGTTTTTAAATCTTAATGAACTGAAAATAGTATCAAATCTTAAAGCATCAGAAATTGTAAATGATTCTTCAGAAGTAATTTATGGTGATAGTAAAGAGCATTTACCTGAATATCTTAATGGACTAGGTTACATGAATATTTTATATTTATTATTGACAATTGAAATAAAAAAATCTATTTTTGATAATAACAATAAAGATATAAAGCTTTTGTTTATAGAAGAGCCCGAGGCACATACTCATCCACAATTACAGTACATTTTTGCTAGAAAAATTGATGAATTGCTAAAAAACATTAAAGGACTCCAAACTATAATAACAACACATTCTCCGCATATTGTATCAAATTGTAATTTTGAGAATATCAGATACTTGTTATGCATTGATGAAAAAGATGGAAGTAAAAATATTATTATAAAAAATTTCCATGACGAATTAAGCGAAAAATATACTGATGAATTAGAATTTAAATTCATTAAACAATATTTATCTATTGAGGCTGCCGAATTATTCTTTGCTAATAAATTAATATTTATAGAAGGTACGACAGAAAACATGTTAATTCCATATTTTATATCTAAATTTGATGAAAAAAATATTAAAAATGAACTAAAAAAAATAGAGAATAAAGAGAAAGAAGAATTTGAATATAAGCCATTAACATCTCAAAATATATCCATTTTACAAGTAGGTGCTAATGCTAAAGTATTTAGGCATTTTATAGATTTTCTTGGTATTAAAACTCTTGTTATTACTGATATAGATACTACTAAACGTAAAGTCGGTACTAATAAAAAGATAAGTTATACAGCATGTGCTGTAAATGATTCTCCAGTGTCTACGAGTAATGAGACGATTAAATATTATTATAATGCACCAAGTTTCACAGAGGAAAATGATAGATACAGCAGATGGCTCCTAGAAATGCTTAATATGAAAATTAAAGGAATATCTGATAATGTCAAAGTATTTTACCAAAAGAAAGAAGATGGCTATCATGCTAGGAGTTTTGAAGATGCCTTTATAAAGAAAAATTATGAGTTGATAAAATCAAAAGTTGATGATATTAGAGGACTTAAGTGTAAAGATGAATTTAATTCAGAAACTGATATTTATGAGTTGACTAAATCTGTTATTGATAAAAAATCAGATTTTGCTGCATCACTTCTTTTTTTAGCACATACAGATGAGAGTGTTGACTGGAAAATGCCTTCATATATTGAGGAGGGATTAGAATGGATTCAAAAGTAG
- a CDS encoding TnpV protein, with product MSKFKPVELEYEEVDGILYPKIQISNDVKDDERPLGKYGWMRLRYLKEHKAIMYRELLVSGELMEHCHRVNDEANEMAMLIEEQYIKRNPIPEDCGFMDRVGYFNIARGVAEEVVSNEIIYG from the coding sequence ATGAGCAAGTTTAAGCCTGTAGAATTGGAATATGAAGAGGTTGATGGGATATTATATCCTAAGATTCAGATTTCTAATGATGTGAAGGATGATGAGAGACCGCTAGGGAAATATGGGTGGATGAGACTTAGGTATCTTAAAGAGCATAAGGCTATTATGTATAGAGAACTGCTTGTGAGCGGTGAGTTGATGGAGCATTGTCATAGGGTTAATGATGAAGCTAATGAAATGGCTATGTTGATTGAGGAGCAGTATATTAAGAGGAATCCTATCCCAGAGGATTGTGGGTTTATGGATAGGGTTGGGTATTTTAATATTGCTAGGGGTGTGGCTGAGGAAGTTGTATCAAATGAGATAATTTATGGTTAG